The following is a genomic window from Niabella soli DSM 19437.
ACAGCGGCTGGCTACCAGCGATAGTATTGATCTGCAGCGGGCAGCAGCTAAATTTGGATCGGAGATCGACTCTTCTGCAAAGGCTATAAAAGATCTTTCCGATTTTGATGGCAATACCGCCTATCGCGATGCGGCATTAAAACTGGCCGACTTTTACAAGAGCTCGGTTATGGGCCCTTATCTTGAAATAGGCAAGGCTTATAAAGAAGTAAAAGATACCGCAGCGTTGCATAGTAAGGTAGACGCGATCATTACAAAATTGCAGCAGGATGAGTCCGTTGCCGATGATGATTTTATCAAACAAAGGAATGCCTTTGCAGCAAAGAATAATTTTAAAATAGACTCAATGATCGCTCAATAAAATTCTTTTGATTAATTTTAAAGGTGCTGCACTAACAGGCTGCACCTTTTTTTATTAAATAATGCTCCGTTTTCCCATCTATCTGGATAATTGTGCTACGACCGCCTGCGATGCCCGTGTGGTGGACACGCTCCTGCCTTATTTTACCCAATATTTTGGGAACCCCTCCAGCCGGAATCATTCGTTTGGTTGGAAAGCAGCGATAGCCGTGGAAGCGGCGCAACAACAGGTGGCGGGGTTAATAAATGCAACGGCCGATGAAGTGTATTTTACCTCCGGGGCCACCGAAAGTTGCAACCTTGCCCTGAGAGGGATCTGTTCCATGTATGCAGGAAAAGGGGATCATATTATTACAACTAAAGTGGAGCACAAAGCCGTTTTGGATACCTGTAAAACACTTGAAAAAAAGGGCGCTCATGTTACCTATCTTGATGTAAATGCTGATGGACAAATTGATCTGAATGTACTAAAAGCGTCGCTCCGGGCCAACACGATATTAATCGCCGTGCAGTGGGCCAATAACGAAACGGGGGTGCTGATGCCCGTAGAAGCAATAGGCGCTATTGCCCATGAAAAGAATATATTATTCTTTTGCGACGCAACACAGGCGGTTGGTAAGATCCCCGTTGATGTAAAAAAAGCAAAGCCGGCTTTAATGGCTTTCAGCAGTCATAAGTTGTACGGGCCCAAGGGCGTGGGTGCCTTGTATATAAGCCGCAAAGACCCCCGGGTAAAAATAACATCGCAAATAACGGGGGGCGGGCAGCAAAAAAATATCCGTAGCGGCACGTTAAATGTCCCGGGCATTGTGGGGTTCGGGAAAGCTTGCGCGCTTGCAGGCGAAGAGATGGATGCTGATGGGCATCGCCTTTTAAACCTGCGCAATAAGCTGGAGCAGGCCTTATTATCCCTTCCGGAAACCTTTGTGAACGGGCATTCCTCCCAGCGTTTACCGCAGGTAACCAACCTGTCGTTCGGCTACCTTAACAGTAATGAAATACTGTCGATATTAAATAAAAACATCGCTGTTTCATCCGGCTCGGCCTGCACTTCCGGGTCGCTGGACCCCTCTTATGTGCTAAAAGCAATGCAGCAAACCGACGACCGCGCAAAAGCAGCCATCCGCTTTAGTTTGGGCCGCTTTACAACAGCAGAAGAGATTGATTATACGCTGCAATTTGTGCGTACGGCTATAACAAACCTGAGAGAGAATAGCCCCGCCTGGCAATTGCGGCATTGATTTTTTTTGTAATTTTAATTATACCAATTGCCGGTGGGCCTCCCTGAATGATACGCGTGCTATTCATATGTTTAACGTTACAGACTGCCTGTATATTTGATGCGAGCGCGCAGGAGGAATTTGTTGACCCCCCCAGTAAATTATTAACCACCCTCCATTTTGAGCAATTTACCGGTGGCGTAATCGTGCTGAATGCGTTGCTTGATGATTTTAAAGATTCGCTCTCTTTTATCCTTGATACCGGAAGTGGCGGCATTTCATTGGATTCAACAACGGTTGCGATGTTGCACCTGCAACCTACGGCTCCGGAAAGAATTATACGGGGCATCGGCGGCATAAGAAAAGTAGGGTTCTTAAAAGAGCACCGGTTAAAAATAGGCAATCATGAAATAGACAGCCTGAATTTTCACGTGATCGATTATGATGTGCTAACGTCTTTATACGGGCGAAAAATCGATGGGATCATCGGTTACTCCGTTTTGAGCCGTTATATTGTAAAAATAGATTATGAAAAACAGGTGCTGAGCTTTTATACAAAGGGAACCATTAAATATCCTAAAGGGGGCTATCTTTTAAAGCCCTATATACGCATGCTTCCCTACTCCAAAGCCAGTATTGAGGATCTGAAGAAAAGGGGCTTCAATTACCTGTTCGATATTGGTGCAGGTCTGACGGCTTTATTTTCGGATGACTTTATTAATGACAGTACTTTTTTAAAACCCAAAAGAAAACGTTATTTAAAACAGGGGGAAGGCCTGGGTGGACGGGTAGATATGTACCTGACGGTAATGAAATCGCTGCGGATTGGCCCCTACCGGTTCAGGAATGTGCCCATAAATATTTTTAACGATGATTATAATGTAACCTCTTATCCGTCACTCGGCGGGTTGCTGGGTAATGAAATTTTCAGAAGGTTCAATGTGATACTCAATTACGACAAACAACAGATCTATTTAACCCCCAACCAGTTTTTTAATACTCCGTTCGATTATGCCTACTCAGGTATTGAACTTTACCTGATCGGCAATGCCGCCATCACCGGAAAAATTCCCGCAGGGTCGCCTGCGGAAAAAGCCGGGCTACAGGAAGGCGACGAAATACTGGCTGTGAATAACAAATTTGGAATGACGCTCGATGATTTAAAGCAGTCGCTTCAGTCCAGTTACGGAAAGGTAAAGATCATTTACCGGCGCAACGGGGAGCTGCAATCCACCATTCTGGATGTAATCAATATCTTGCGGAAATAGGTTTCCCGCAAGCTTTGTTTTAGTGCTGCTGCTTTTCTGCCTGCATCGAAAAATGATACTTGCCGGAACCTGTCTGTATTTTTATATACCCCTCTTCGCTTCCAAGATCTTGAATGTCTTTTATGGCGCTTAGGGGTTTGCCGGACTCTGTTACGGAACTGGCGTTACCCGCTGGCAGATAGATGGTAGCAACCGTATTGGCTGGTACTTCTACATCCATCGTTACGGTATTGCCTTCAATTTTCCAGCCTGCAGCAGCCGTTCCATAATTGGTTTCCAATGTTGCAGAAGCATTTTTAAAATCGCCCCCAATGTGCGGTTGTACTTTTATGTGTTTGTAGCCGGGCCCGTCGGCATAGGTATCGAGCCCTACCATTTTTCGATACATCCAGTCGCCGATCGCGCCATAAGCATAGTGGTTATAGGAATTCATGCTTGGTGTCTGGAAAGAGCCGTCAGGCTTAATGCCATCCCAACGCTCCCATATGGTTGTTGCACCCTTTGTTACCGGGTACAGCCAGGAAGGATACGATTGCTGCAGTAATAATGTATAGGCTACATCGCTGTGGCCGAAGCGGGTCAGCACATGACATAAATAAGGCGTTCCCAGGAACCCGGTGGTCAAATGATTATTGTAACTTTTAATATTTTCTACCAGGCGGTCGGCAGCCTGTTTACGCAGGTTTTCCGGCAGCATATCAAACTGCAGCGCCAGTACGTACGCCGTTTGTGTGCCCGAAACCAATCGTCCCGAGGGCGTCATATATTCTTTTAAAAACGCGGTCTTTACCTCTTGTAAAAGATCAGTATAGGAGGCGGCATCGTCTGTTTTGCCTAAAACTGTTGCTGCATTGATCAACAATTGCAGCGAGTTTGCATAGAAACACTGCGCAATAAGATATTTGTCCGTAACAGCAGAGCGTCCGTCGTTATCATCTGCCGGACGGTAAAATAACCAATCACCATAGTGGAACCCGGTGTTCCACAGGTTGTCTTTTGTGGTGCGGCGGACGCTTTCCACATAGTTTTTCATGCTGCTGTACTGTGCGGCCAATGTGCGTTTATCGCCGTAGGCAATATACAGTTCCCAGGGAATAATGGTGGCCACATCTGCCCAGCCGGCGCTATTGCCTCCATTGCCCAATACATTCGGAATTACGGAAGGAACGCGCCCTTCCATCTGATCGGCTTCCAGATCTTTCAGCCATTTGGTAAAGAAATTATTGACACCCCGGTTAAAGGATGCGGTGCGAAAAAAGGCCTGGGCATCTCCGGTCCATCCCAACCGCTCATCCCGTTGCGGGCAATCAGTGGGCACATCCAGGAAGTTACCTTTTTGCCCCCATTGGATATTGTGCTGCAGTTGGTTGATGAGCGGATTGGAAGTAGTGAAGGTGCCGGTAGGAGCCATGTTTGAATGAAAAACCACCGCTTCAAAATTTTCCGGATGAATGGTTCCCGGGTAGCCGGTTATTTTTATGTACCGGAAGCCCTGCCAGGTAAAGTGCGGGGCAAAGGTCTCGGTACCGCCGCCTTTAAGAATATAAGTGTCTGTTGCTTTTGCCGCGCGGAGGTTCTCTGTGTAAAAATTACCGGCTTTGTCCAATACTTCAGCATGATTCAACACAATAGAATCCCCGGCCTTACCGTTTGCTTTAACCCGAACCCAGCCTACCAGGTTTTGCCCAAAATCCAGCACCGTTTCGCCTTTGGGGGTGGTGATCATTTTTACCGGCTTAATCACTTCGTGAGGCGTGATCATCTCGTTATAAGTGGCCAGGAGATTGTCTTTCCCAAAAGAAGCCTGCTTAACATTGCTCCAGCCGGCATCGTCATAGCCCGCTTGCATCCAGCCTGTTTTTTGTTTACGGGCATCAATCGTTTCGCCATTATAAATTTCGGAGTAAGTGATTTCCCCCGTTGCCGATTTCCAGGATCCGTCAGAAACCAGGGTTTCATCCGTTCCGTCGGTATAAGTGATGTTCACCTGCAACAACAATGCAATATCCTTTCCATAAAAGTTTTTCTGACCCCTGAAACCGATAAAGCCGCGGTACCACCCATTGCCCAGTATAACACCAAGCGCATTTTTTCCCTGCCGGAGGAGATTCGTTATATCGTAAGTCTGATATTGCAGCCGTGTCTTATAAGAGGTCCAGCCGGGCGTAAAATGCGCATCGCCCACCCGGTTCCCGTTCACATAAGCTTCGTACATGCCGTGGGCTGTAATATAAGCCGTTGCTTTGGCAATTTTTTTTGTGGTGCTGAATTCTTTGCGCAGTAAAGGACTTGGACGCAGCACAGAGTCTTCCGTATAGCCCGGTTCAATCCAGGAAGCTCTCCAATCGGAAGGTTGTAACAGGGCCATTTGAAAACTGGCGGGCTGGCTCCAGGCCGATGGCTTGCCGCTGTTGTCCCATACCCGCACCTGCCAGGTATATTTTTCGCCACTATGCAGGGCGGAGCCTTTATAGGCTACATGAACAGACGAATCGGAGTTGATTTTACCGCTGTTCCATGCGGATTCTTTTTTTCCTGTAACTTTTATTTCGTAGGCGGTTTGGGCAATATTTCTTTTATTGTTTTTCAGTTGCCAACTAAAACGAGGCACGGTAACATCCAGTCCAAGGGGGTTTACAAGATTTTCAGTTCTCAGATTAGTAACGGAAGACTGCGCGTTCGCAGTTGCTGCAAATAGCAACAGGGAAAAGGGCAAGCATAATTTGTTCATAAAAGCAAGTATTGTATTTGTATATCCCAATAAAGGGGTTTCAAAGTACAACTATTTATAAAAGCAACTGTCCTGTACTCTCCTGAAAAGAATGGTTATGGAACGGCCTCGGGCTCCGTATTCAATATTTCCCAAAGCTTATCTTTTAATTGAGTAAGCCCTTGCTGGGTAACAGAAGAAATGAATAAATGCGGAATATGATCCGGCATTTCTTTACTAATGGCCTCTTTCAACTCCTCATCCAGCATATCACTTTTGCTGATGGCGATCAGAAATTGTTTATGCAGCAGGTCCGGGTTATACCGTTCCAGTTCATTCATCAAAATGTCAAATTCCTTCCGGTGATCAGCACTGTCTGCCGGGATCAGGAACAGTAAGACGGGATTCCGTTCGATATGTCTTAAAAAGCGATGCCCCAGGCCTTTTCCTTCAGCAGCGCCTTCAATAATACCCGGCATATCTGCCATGCAAAAACTGCGACCGTCCCGGTAATCAATGATCCCCAGGTTCGGCGTCAGCGTAGTAAAAGCATAGTTGCCGATTTTTGGTTTGGCAGCCGTGATGGAAGACAATAAGGTGGATTTGCCTGCGTTGGGAAACCCTACCAGTCCTACATCTGCCAGTACTTTTAATTCCAGGGTTTTCCAGCCTTCCAGGCCGGGCAGGCCGGGTTGTGCATATTCGGGGGCCTGGTTGGTAGCCGTGGCAAAGTTGGCATTGCCCAGGCCGCCTTTTCCGCCGGGCATCCAGATGATTTCCTGCCCGTCTTCCATGATCTCCGCTTCTTTTTCACCGGTTTCTTCATCCAATGCGATCGTGCCCAATGGAACTTCAATAATAAAATCTTTACCACTGCGGCCGGTCATATTATTGTGCCCGCCATTTTCTCCGTTCTCGGCCAGCACATTTTTATAATACCGTAAATGTAATAGTGTCCACAGGTTGCGGTTCCCTCTTAAGATAATGTGGGCGCCTCTTCCGCCATCACCACCATCGGGGCCGCCTTTTGAAGTAAATTTATCGCGTAAAAAATGCTTAATGCCCGCGCCCCCATGGCCACTGCGGCAAAAAACACGTATCTGGTCTACAAAATTGCTTTTTTCCATCATCCTTCAACAAAGATAACGGCATTCTTTTAAACGCAAAGCTCAACGCGTAATGCCCAACGCCAAATGCAGCATGCAAAATCCAAAATATTGCATCAAACGGCAATCAGCAACCAGTAACAATCTTTAGCGTTAAGCTTTATGCGTTCAGCATGGAGCATTCGTTCAGCCCCGTTTCCCTGCTTTCTTTTTTGCTTTTTGTTTATCCTGCAGCATATTTTCTTTTATCTGTTTCCAGTACCCCGGACCATAGGAAACAAATACCTCATTGCCTGCGGCGATTTTTCTTTTAGCTCTTATAAACACCCGGGTATCTTCTTCAAAATATTCCGCGTTATTGGTTAATCCTTTCACCCGGGTTAAACCGGTAGCGTCATTGGCATAGCGGCCAAAAGATCCCTTGTCTTTGCTGGCGTCAATTACCAGTTCGTCGTTAATATGAAAAATATACCCATTCTCAAAATCGTCCTCCACATCTTTCCAGGCAGCCAGTCGTCCGAGGTACTCGGTAACAATTTCATTTTTTGCGATATCAACTTTTGCGAATAAGCCCTTGCCGGCATTGGGAAGGGTGGAGGTTTTTACAAATAATCGTTTTGACGATGGCATTGATTTATGAATTAGGAGGGCGAATATATTGCAAAACACGATGCAAGGTGACGAACGCCCCTATTATTTTTTCGCTAACGAACAAGGGGCTTGCATCTAAAATCTTTTACCTACCTTCATCCCCACACGGGGTGCCTTTTCCCGCCGGAGGCGGGGATGAAATAAAGGCTGAGAATATACCCATTCTGTTCCGCCAATGGCGGGACTGATGCACCTGATCCGGGTAATGCCGGCGTAGGAAAAGATCAGCCGGATAAAGCTTTGTGTTTTCGTATCGAATGACAAATTGGGTTACCGTATTTATTGATGAATTAAAGAATACAAGTCTGTTAGAATGGCTGGGGGCGGGTTTTGGCGCGGCCGAAGTGCTGTTGGCAAAGGCAAATAAAGTTTGGCTATACCCTGCGGGAATTATATCGGTAGGAATAACCATCTACCTTTTTCAGCAGAGCGGGTTATATGCAGAAACGGTGTTGAATGGGTATTATCTTGTAATGAGTATTTATGGCTGGTGGTTTTGGGTGCATAAACGTGCCGCCAAACCGCTACCCATTACCCGATCGGGTTCCCGGGACAAAAGAATAACGATGGCAATAGCCGCGGGTGGGTTTGTACTTTTATTTTTTGTATTAAAATATTTTACCAATTCTGTGGTTCCGGTAATGGACGCTTTTGTAAGCGCCACGGCCTGGGCGGGCATGTGGTTGTTGGCCAAACGGAAATTGGAGAATTGGATATGGCTGAACATAAGCAATGCAGTAGCCATACCTTTATTATTTTATAAACAACTTCCTGTTTATGCACTGCTGACCCTATTTTTATTTATAGTGGCGATCGCCGGATTTTTTGATTGGAGAAAAATGGTAATAGAAAATGATTAATGAACAAACAGCAAAAGAGTTGGCGGCGCTGGCGCAACTATCGGATGAGCAGGGGGTCTTATTGCCGGAGCAATTGGTCATTATTCATAAGGAGCGATGGTTTAAACTGTTTGTGCCCAAAACACAGGGTGGACTGGAACTGGGCCTGCCGGAAGGATTGGCAATGGAAGAAGCCCTGGCACGGATTGATGGCAGTCTTGGGTGGACGGTAACGCTTTGCGCGGGCGCCTCCCTTTTCACAGGCTACCTGCCGCAACAGTTAACCGACAGGCTCTTTGAAGATCCCGCTGTCTGTTTTGGCGGAAGCGGGGCGCTCTCCGGTATTGCAAAAGAAGTACCGGATGGTTACCAGGTGAGTGGATCCTGGAAGTATGCCACCGGAACTCCCTACAGTACCTGCTTTACGGCTAATTGCAAAATAGAACGGGCTGGCCAGGTGCTTATGGATGAT
Proteins encoded in this region:
- a CDS encoding aspartyl protease family protein; the protein is MIRVLFICLTLQTACIFDASAQEEFVDPPSKLLTTLHFEQFTGGVIVLNALLDDFKDSLSFILDTGSGGISLDSTTVAMLHLQPTAPERIIRGIGGIRKVGFLKEHRLKIGNHEIDSLNFHVIDYDVLTSLYGRKIDGIIGYSVLSRYIVKIDYEKQVLSFYTKGTIKYPKGGYLLKPYIRMLPYSKASIEDLKKRGFNYLFDIGAGLTALFSDDFINDSTFLKPKRKRYLKQGEGLGGRVDMYLTVMKSLRIGPYRFRNVPINIFNDDYNVTSYPSLGGLLGNEIFRRFNVILNYDKQQIYLTPNQFFNTPFDYAYSGIELYLIGNAAITGKIPAGSPAEKAGLQEGDEILAVNNKFGMTLDDLKQSLQSSYGKVKIIYRRNGELQSTILDVINILRK
- the pnuC gene encoding nicotinamide riboside transporter PnuC codes for the protein MTNWVTVFIDELKNTSLLEWLGAGFGAAEVLLAKANKVWLYPAGIISVGITIYLFQQSGLYAETVLNGYYLVMSIYGWWFWVHKRAAKPLPITRSGSRDKRITMAIAAGGFVLLFFVLKYFTNSVVPVMDAFVSATAWAGMWLLAKRKLENWIWLNISNAVAIPLLFYKQLPVYALLTLFLFIVAIAGFFDWRKMVIEND
- a CDS encoding alpha-L-rhamnosidase, whose protein sequence is MNKLCLPFSLLLFAATANAQSSVTNLRTENLVNPLGLDVTVPRFSWQLKNNKRNIAQTAYEIKVTGKKESAWNSGKINSDSSVHVAYKGSALHSGEKYTWQVRVWDNSGKPSAWSQPASFQMALLQPSDWRASWIEPGYTEDSVLRPSPLLRKEFSTTKKIAKATAYITAHGMYEAYVNGNRVGDAHFTPGWTSYKTRLQYQTYDITNLLRQGKNALGVILGNGWYRGFIGFRGQKNFYGKDIALLLQVNITYTDGTDETLVSDGSWKSATGEITYSEIYNGETIDARKQKTGWMQAGYDDAGWSNVKQASFGKDNLLATYNEMITPHEVIKPVKMITTPKGETVLDFGQNLVGWVRVKANGKAGDSIVLNHAEVLDKAGNFYTENLRAAKATDTYILKGGGTETFAPHFTWQGFRYIKITGYPGTIHPENFEAVVFHSNMAPTGTFTTSNPLINQLQHNIQWGQKGNFLDVPTDCPQRDERLGWTGDAQAFFRTASFNRGVNNFFTKWLKDLEADQMEGRVPSVIPNVLGNGGNSAGWADVATIIPWELYIAYGDKRTLAAQYSSMKNYVESVRRTTKDNLWNTGFHYGDWLFYRPADDNDGRSAVTDKYLIAQCFYANSLQLLINAATVLGKTDDAASYTDLLQEVKTAFLKEYMTPSGRLVSGTQTAYVLALQFDMLPENLRKQAADRLVENIKSYNNHLTTGFLGTPYLCHVLTRFGHSDVAYTLLLQQSYPSWLYPVTKGATTIWERWDGIKPDGSFQTPSMNSYNHYAYGAIGDWMYRKMVGLDTYADGPGYKHIKVQPHIGGDFKNASATLETNYGTAAAGWKIEGNTVTMDVEVPANTVATIYLPAGNASSVTESGKPLSAIKDIQDLGSEEGYIKIQTGSGKYHFSMQAEKQQH
- a CDS encoding LIC11966 family surface protein; protein product: MKKILIATVALLGIIACSNQEKSSEAMKYDQVVMDHMEKMHQTLFAVQRLATSDSIDLQRAAAKFGSEIDSSAKAIKDLSDFDGNTAYRDAALKLADFYKSSVMGPYLEIGKAYKEVKDTAALHSKVDAIITKLQQDESVADDDFIKQRNAFAAKNNFKIDSMIAQ
- a CDS encoding cysteine desulfurase family protein, whose translation is MLRFPIYLDNCATTACDARVVDTLLPYFTQYFGNPSSRNHSFGWKAAIAVEAAQQQVAGLINATADEVYFTSGATESCNLALRGICSMYAGKGDHIITTKVEHKAVLDTCKTLEKKGAHVTYLDVNADGQIDLNVLKASLRANTILIAVQWANNETGVLMPVEAIGAIAHEKNILFFCDATQAVGKIPVDVKKAKPALMAFSSHKLYGPKGVGALYISRKDPRVKITSQITGGGQQKNIRSGTLNVPGIVGFGKACALAGEEMDADGHRLLNLRNKLEQALLSLPETFVNGHSSQRLPQVTNLSFGYLNSNEILSILNKNIAVSSGSACTSGSLDPSYVLKAMQQTDDRAKAAIRFSLGRFTTAEEIDYTLQFVRTAITNLRENSPAWQLRH
- the obgE gene encoding GTPase ObgE → MMEKSNFVDQIRVFCRSGHGGAGIKHFLRDKFTSKGGPDGGDGGRGAHIILRGNRNLWTLLHLRYYKNVLAENGENGGHNNMTGRSGKDFIIEVPLGTIALDEETGEKEAEIMEDGQEIIWMPGGKGGLGNANFATATNQAPEYAQPGLPGLEGWKTLELKVLADVGLVGFPNAGKSTLLSSITAAKPKIGNYAFTTLTPNLGIIDYRDGRSFCMADMPGIIEGAAEGKGLGHRFLRHIERNPVLLFLIPADSADHRKEFDILMNELERYNPDLLHKQFLIAISKSDMLDEELKEAISKEMPDHIPHLFISSVTQQGLTQLKDKLWEILNTEPEAVP
- a CDS encoding SET domain-containing protein, which encodes MPSSKRLFVKTSTLPNAGKGLFAKVDIAKNEIVTEYLGRLAAWKDVEDDFENGYIFHINDELVIDASKDKGSFGRYANDATGLTRVKGLTNNAEYFEEDTRVFIRAKRKIAAGNEVFVSYGPGYWKQIKENMLQDKQKAKKKAGKRG